The nucleotide window GCCCTGTGTCTGAGCACAGGGCCAAGGGCATTCCTGAGCCTGGTCTCATTGATTCTCACATCCAACACCCGAAAGATTTTCCctgcttcacagatgaggaagcggAGACTCAGAGAGGCGGCCGTCTAGACCCCTCCGCTCGAAAGGGGCAGAATTAGGAATGCTGCTGGACTCCAGAAGCCTGAGCTTCTGCTACCACAGCAGCCCACGGGGCATGGTCCCACTGTCGTCTGCGCTAACTTGCGGGGCACCTGCTGTGCCAGGCGTCCTGTCTTCCGTGCTCCATTCGTCACCTCCCCGAATGCTCGCGGCATCCCTCTGACCTCGGGCTGCCTCCTGGCCCCCAGCCACAGCCCCGGGGCTCACTCACAGTTGTAGGAGGACGGAGATCCGTGGCGGCGGCCCAGGCCCAGCTGCCCGCTGCCGATGCCCATGCCCTCCAGCGCCATGCGCTCCTTGGTCTTGAGGGCGTGGGTCCGCTCCTGCCGGAGGCGCTCCTCGTCCCTGAGCAAGGCCATCACCTGCTTGACCTTCTCGCGCACGTTGACGCCCTGGTCCTTGCCGTCGCGGTCGATGTACTGGAAGTCCTTGAGCGTCTGGATGGTGTAGAGGTTCTCGCGGCACTGGTGGGCCACCCTCTCAGAGCCCGTCTTGAGCAGGTAGTCCAGCAGCGTTAGCGCCTTGTACACGTGCCGCCAGTTCTTGCCGCTGTCGTTGAGCCGCCGCCACAGCATGCCCATGACCTCGGCGAAGGCCACCGTGTTGAAGGTCAGGTCGGCAATCTCCGACATGAGCGAGCTGGGCGGGCCCCACGGGTCATTGCTGGTGGCCTCGCGCACCTTGATCTCGGCCTCCGAGTAGTTGTGCACGATGTTCTTCACCTGGCGCCGCAGCGCTGAGGTCGTCATGGCTGGGGACTTGGAGATGggcggcccccgcccccgccggagGTGGAGGGCCGAGGGCCACCGTCTCGAGGTCACGGTCTCCAGGGATGGGCCGCCGAGCTCTCAGCAGGGCGGCTGCGTCCTTGGGTTCCACATGGGTCTGAGGAAGAGagggactggaactcaggaactcaGGGGCAGTGGCTCACCTGGACAGCCACTCGGGCCTGGCCGGGGTCCCCGCTGCCAGGAACAGCCTCTGGCAGGTgctcattcttatttttcttatctgacGCATTATTCAGCCAACACTTGCAGCTTTGCATGCTCTTTGCTCTTTTGCAGTCCCGCTACAAAGACGGGGtgattattattatctccattcacagatggggaagtgaggttcagagaaggaTTGAGTGATTCGTTCGAGTTCACAGAGCTGATGCGATTGGGAGTGACCCTGGCAGACGCACTCCCCCCCGTCCTCACCCTTAGCGACAGGCAGGAAAGCGACCCCCAGGAATGCCTGCTCACCTCCCTCCTGTTTAATTACCTCTCCCTCCCGTTTCGGAGGCCAGGATCTCACTTAGGAGCTATCCCTCCCAGCTCCTCGTTCCCCACTCCTCGTTTCTCAAATCACTAGTTTGTGCAGCTTAATTCATTCGGCACCTAGTTCCCGGGGCCTTCTCTGAGCCCGAcattgtgccaggcacagagcacaAGTCCTGGTCCGCACACGTCCGGATGCGGGGCATAGACGATCCAGCCTAACACGGACACGCACAGGAACACCCAAGCTAGGAAAATCAGGGGAGACTTCCCAGTGGAGGTGACAGCCTGAGATCTgaaggggagggtgaggaggagcaAAGCCACAGGGTGAGGAAGGACAGATGGGAGGGAATGCTTGAGCTGGGCCAGAAGGCCAGAGAGGGACATGGGGCAGGAACataagctccctgaaggcaagGCTGGTCTGGGCTCCCCAAACCTGAGGCCCTGGGTGCGTGGTCATCTCTGATAGCCCAGCGGGGAGGGAATCAGGGTcagccctctgccctccccacagcGTCAGGACCAGGCCATCTGGAGAAAGCAAACCCAGGCTCATGACAGAAAAATGTTCTTCCAGGGTCCTACCAGAAACCAAACCCAGAATCCCCCTGCCACGGCTGTTTTTCtggtatgcacacacacacacacacacacacacacacacacacacacaggctggaCCCACAGAGCCTCCACACCAACCgtgaacccccacccccacttttggAGAGGGCGCCTCTCAGCACCTCTCTGCTCAATCCTGGGGCTCAATCTTGGGACTCGCAGGAGTCAGAAGCTGCctgtcctgccctcccccagtctGGGCTTTCCCTCCACCGGGTCCTGCCAACCCTGGGCTCGGTTCAAAGCGGCCAGCAGGCCTTGGCAGGCTTCTTCAGGGCCCAGGTGCCTGGGAGAGCTTGGGCCCGGAGGAGGGGATCCTGTGGGAGACCAGGCGGATGGAGTGCTGACTGAAAGGCTGCCTACCTTCTGTCTGCTGTCTGTCCGTCCAGCCTGGCAGGCCCTTCTGTGGGGATGCCACGGCCAACGCTTGTTTAACTCCTGTCCTCCTCCTCACTAGTGACTCAGACCTATCTTTACCTCCCCAACCGGTGGGCTGGAGGGTGGCAAGAGTCAAGATGGGAAATAATTGTGCCCCACAGCCCGCCCGGAGTGCGCACCCCTCCCAGTGCTGGCCCGCAGAAACCAGCAAAACCAGTCAGGCATCCTGCCTCCACCAGCAGCCCTACTTGAGCCTGGCTGCCGAGccctccagcccagcctgggggcGTGGGAGGGGCCCTCAGTGCGGACCCGTGGCCCTGTCTGGACTTTCCTCCTAGAAGGGGGAACAGAGGAAACTCCTCTGCACATCTCTGCTGGagctgggggaagagagggatCAGAAACTCCAGGGAGGTGCCTGGACCTCCCTCCCCTGAAGTTAAAAGggacaggttggggggggggggaggggggaagagggggcaAGGAGAGGCCCAGGGAGcacggaagggagggaggaggaaaggaaggatcgCGGGAGGGAGCCGCTGGGAGCTCTGCCAGCCGTGTTACAAGCAAAGGGTTTTATCGAACACAATATGCCCAGAAATAAAAGGGAGTGAAACAGAAACCCGGCAGCCAGTGGCGGCAGCGGCAGGCCCGGGAGGCCGGGTATGGAATTACTGCAGTGACCTTGAGCCAGACCCTGTCAGGTGGAGGGAAGGACACTGAGAAGGCAGAGCCTGAGAGGCTAATTCAGagatggggtggagggtggggggcagagtggggaggggaaggctggaggaggaggcgGGGCACGGAGCACAAGTATCTGCTCTCTCCTTTATATAAGGTGCCCAGGAGAACTTGGTGGGGGGGCGGCTCCTTTTTTCGGGACTAAGGGACTAAGGGAATCCTCAGGGCTGAGGAAGTCGGTGGCCATCCTCCGAGTGGGGattcagggagaaggaaggagcctAGATATGTCGAGTCACGTGTGAGAGTTTGTCCAAAGTGTGTGTGCGCCCCACCAGCCCACAGTCCCTCCCATCCTCTGCTAAGGTGCCCCGGCCCCTGCCCTGCATCAGGTCAGCGGCTGctaaggggtggggggtgggaagggagtgGCGGTGCCCTAACTCTTGCCCGCGGAGGGACAGGAGCGAGCTAGAGCTCTAAGCTGGAGTCAGCCCTGGGGTGGCTGTGTCCTGGGGCCCCGGAATGGGGTAGGGGCTGCCCTGAGGCTAGAGGTGCCACAGAGgccgagggggaggggtgggcagaggagaaCGGGAGTCTGCGGCGGGAATGCCACCGAGATGTCAGTCCCAGGGTGGGGAGCCGATCCTTGAGTCCTGCTTCccgggggctgcagggaggggaggagggagcggcAGCGGGCAGAAAGCCTCCAGGATCCGCTAGAGccctgccctcctcacccctctccGTGGGACCCGAGAGGGAGGCTAAGCCCCGAGCCTTCCATGAGAGGCACCACCGCCTCCACGGAGGCACCAGCTTACCTCCGGTGCGGGCTCCCTTGGCCCCAGCCCCGGGACCACGAGCAGCCTCTGCAGTGACCTTCCGACCTGCGCGGCAGGGGGACAGCACAGCCTCGGGAGCGTCCCCAGAGCCATCCACCACGGACCCCGGTCCTGGAGATGCCCACCCTCTCCCAGGAGGCGCAGACCCCTTGGAAGGGTGGAGGCAGGGTCCCCAGGAGGGGCTGCAGCCCTGCCTCTTGCCCGTTGGTCTTTTAGCCGCCCAGCCGGCAGGCAGGCAGCACTCGGAGGAAAGTTGCCCAGCTGGCCGGGCAGGTCTGCCTCAGCAGTAACAGGACACAGGAGGAAGCGCAGGGTTGTTAACCCCTTCCTGCTGGCTGGGCAGGCGGCACGGGCAGAGGGGGGAGGCCTGCCTGCTGGCTGTCCCCAGGACGTGCACATCCAGAGCCAGGGCTGGTAGCCCACTCCCACCCAGCAGCGAGTTAACCCTTCCCCTGCCTCAACAGGAAATAGGGTGGGGAGGGCTCcaacacccaccccacccctcccccatccccccccccccccccccggagccaGGAAGACCATTCCCAGGCCACTTGGCGGAGCCTTGTTTTCTGTGGGCTCCAGCTGGCCCCCTCAGCCACCCCGAGAGGGGCACGCAGGCTCCAGGCATAGCCTCTCTGAGGAACGGAGTGACCTGATCTTTCCAGAACTCCTCCCGCTCTCCACTGGAGGATGCTGAGGCCCACGAGGTCCTTATCAGAAGCACCGCATGCGAAACCAAGCCGGCAGGATGCTATGGCCACTGCCCCGTGTCCCACCCACACCCCTGCTCCACCAGCACTTAAAGCAATGAGCCCAGCATTAGCACAGTTGTTCTTTGAACTCTGGGAGCCGGGACCCGGAGCCCACTCGCACGGGAGGCCTGGCCCAGAATGAGGATTTTGGACAGACAACCCCGTTCGGGCATGGAGTCTGAGCGGACAGCACTTTTCTTTCCGGGGGCCACCTCTTGTCCACTTCGCACTGCTCTGAGCAAGGGGGTGGGCATTCAAGTCCAGAGGCTGTTTTTAAGGCAAAAAGTGGCTCAAGGAAACCAGCTGGTCTGACATGAGGCGGGGCAGAGACAGGCTGCCGAGGACACGGGATCTGGTCTCTGGGGTGGGGCGGTGCAGTGAGCATGATCCCCAGGGCCCTTGGACCCAGCTGAAGTGGGAGGATCTCAGGGAGCCAGGCCCCATGGGGCCTAGTTCTCCTGGTCTCACATTGGTCATACTTGGTGATGACACTTGGGAAAGACCTGGCTCCCGGAAGTGTAGCCCCAAAAGCCTGGGCCAAGGAAGGTCAGAGGCGGGGTTCATGACAGGTGATGCTGTCCTGTCACCGGACTCGTTCCTTGTCCTGCTACCAACCTGCTCTTCTGCTCAGCACCCCACACATCACCTTCCGGGTGTGTTTCTCCTACCTCCTGTTGGATGGCTCCAGGAACCGGGAGGAGGGGGATCTGGGGCAGGTGGGACACGGGAGACCCGGGTCATGACCTGGCTTCATCACCATCCGACATTCAAGACACAAAGGCCTAAAAGTTCTTTATTGACTTGTTAATCAGTTTCCCAGAAGGCACCTTGCACGCGTGAGTCAGATACAAAGACGCAAAGTCTCCTCGACATTCTTTATGGGTCTGAGCTCGTCAGCCAGGACCATGAGGTCAGTCACTAGGGTATCCAGCAGCCCGTAGACCTGGAAGAATGGGATGAAACCACAGGCCAGGGTTTGCTCTGTGGGAAGCCCCTACACAAGGGAGCACCCAGCAGGCTACGAGGGACATGTCTACACCAGGACAGAAGCGGCAGAAGGGGTAAAAACAAACTTGTGGAGCTTCTGTAGAACTGTTGTTTTTGCAAAGAGCTTTATTTTTCAGGCCGGCCTGCGGAGGTCATCCTGCACTACCCTTTGGACATATGGGGGCCTTAGAGCCTGGGGTGGTTGAAGAGGCAATTCCAAGGAACAGTGGGGTGGTCCAGTTCCACCCTGGCCATCGGGGGTGTAAGATCCTTCCTGTGAGATCACAGATCCACATACCGAAATGTCTCCAGGACCAGCCCTCCCGTGGGACCGGACCACATGAGCCTCGGCAAGCTGATTCTTTATTTCAAAGAGCCCTATGATTACTCTCTAAACCCCATCAGCCTTGGAAATCACAGTGATGTCACCAGTAGCAAATGGAACTTCTGATCAAATGGGATCCGGAGCGTTACCGCAATGTATGATGCAATCGCGGCTACCTAGCTGTCCGCACCAGGGGAAGACAAAGCACCGCCATTAGACACGGTGACAATCGAATGTGGCTTCGTGGACCTCCGCTCCGAAATAACAAAGAACAGAACACAACACCTGAGTGACTCTCTAAGGACTTACCGCTTAAGAATAGACCATtatgctcaggtcacgatctccccgGTTCATGAGacccagccccatgtcgggctgtgcgttgacagcaaggagtctgcctgggattctctctctctctctctctctctctctctctctccccccacctttctctctgcccctcccccactcgtgcatgtgccctctctctcaaaataaataaataaacatttaaaaccaagaagaattggggcgcctgggtggctcagtcagttaagcgtctgacttcagctcaggtcatgaactcgtggttcgtgagttcgagccccacatcgggctctgtgccgacaggtcagagcccggagcctgcttcggattctgtgtctccctctctctctctgccccttccctgctcgtgctctgtctctctctcgcgagaataaataaaacattaaaaaaaattataaagaaagaaagaaaaagagcgtATACCATTAGGAAGTCTCTGCAGTGCTTTACAACCCTCACACTTGCTGAAAATCCACCCTACCTAATGTTCCCCCATCTGCCGTGACGCACCTAACACAGACAGGAAGTGGGGGTGGCAGAAAGGAGGCGCTTCTGCTCTGTTCCCCTAGTCTGTTTTCCCAACCACAGCCAGGGTGATCTTCTAAAGCCTAAGTCAGACCATATCACTCCTCCGTTCAAAACCCTGGGACTTCTCATTTCACTCAGAAAAACCCCAAGGCCACACACTGGCCTACGAAGCCCCACACGCCCTAAGACTTGCTCCCTCTCGGTGGCCTCTGTGGCTTCTGTCCTCCCAGccactccctcccctgccttAACTGCGCCCTCTGCCTGGGGCACTCTTCCTGGATGTCCACATGGCCACCCCTCACCTCCCTTTGGGTCTGTTCCGTGTCGCAGTGAGGctcacctgcccccacccaggccttccccaccccctggccctCGGTTATCTCTCTCCCACACTGCTGGTCACTGAACACACCCGGTGTGCCATTTATGCCCGAGGCCTGTCCCTCACACACCAGGATGCCCTTCACAGGGGCAGCTCTGCTTCCGTCTTCCATCACGGACACGCTAGGCATTTCTCGCTCGTGGAATAAACAGgatgaatgagggaggggaggatggcaCGCAGAGCAGGTGTGAGCGAGGGGAGGGCTGGGCGCGGGGCTCGGGCCCTCACCTCCGTGTGCAGCCTCTCGGTGTATTTCTTCATGACCAGGGGATCTATGGGTTCCTGGGAGGTCATAGTGCTGTCAGGGGCAGGGTCTTCCAAGGAAACCCTGTCCCGACTTGAAGACTTCAGCGGTTTCTTGTCATCCTTTGCCTTGTGCTTCTTGCTGTTTAAACGGTCCTGCGTGGAGAGACGGAGACACGCACAGCCTTCAGGAGCTCCCGGGGGAGGGCCAGGGCTTTCTCAAGAGCAGTTCACTGGGAGGCCCAGGGTCTCGCGCTGGAGCAACCGTCCACCTGCCACAGCCCCTCCGACGCCTCCCCGGCCCCACCTGAGGCCCACACTATGTCCCAGCATGCCTCTTTCCCCGGCAGCTTGGCAGGTTTtctatcctctttctctctgattcCCAGCTGCTTCTTTTCCTGGGCTGCCCCTTTCCGGTCCTCCTTCCCAACCTTCCCGGCAGTCACTTTCACTTCTGTAACAGGCGGGGACTTGCGATCTAAGGGAGGTGGATGCAAGACCGCGTGACCTGGCCTCGCTGACCCCACAGGCAGGGTCGGGAAAGCCAAGGACCCTGGGCTGTCGGTGCTCCAAGAAGGAGCAGAGCACGTGACCTTGGGCAGCAGGACTGCAGGGCAGGGGTGAGTCATTCAACCTCTCTAGGGCTCCGCCTGTCAAACCAGGGGACTGAGCGAAGGTGGGCACTCAGGTCGCTTCTGGGTCCCAAGTCCTGGCAGCAGGTAGAAGGATAGGGGGGCCCACCCCGCGGATCCACCTGACGGAGTTTCCACCAGAAGGGTGCAAATGGCTGAGGGGCCACTGCCagggggcggaggggtggggaggggcatggCTGCAGTCTGACCTTGCTCTTCTGGTAGGTCCAAATAGATGGTCTCCTTCTCAGGCAGGCCCAGCAGAGCCCTCAGCCACAGGGAATGGCCCACCAGGCCATCAATCACATCCCGCCATAGCTGCAAACTAGAGAGCAGGGCATACTGGAGACAGCCATCACCCCTCGTTTGCCCTTGAATGTGCAGAGGCGTGGGTCCTTCCCTTCCAGGACACGGGTGCCAAGGGCTACCACGGAGGGGCCATGCCCTGTCTAGCCCAGCAGCCTCACCAGTACCCGTGCAGGTGCTCAGACGGGGATCTGGCTCCCCTCAGGCAGCCGCCGGGAAAGAGTGGCCTGGGGCTAGGGGTAGGTCAGTCTAGGCTCCGGCTTGAGACCCTGGCTAGACTTGGGACCGGCCCTGTGGGAGCAGGGTAGCTTTTGCGAGGTTCCCTGAGGGCCCCACTGAAGGCGCTCATGCATAACCAAGCAAGTTCCAAGCAAGAAGGGAGGCTTTTCACGGATTCTGCTCTTCTCGCTGTCCTCCGGTTTCTCCTCGGCCCATTCCTCTGCTGGTTGAGAAGGAACCAGGAGAGGGGGCGGGAAAGAGAGAGCAGCTGCTTCCTCCGCTCTGGAGAGCAGCCGGTGCCGGAGAGGCTGCCGCGGCAGGTGCCAGAGTGTGGAGGGTCTGCAGCACCTTTTTTGCGACCTAGGACTGCGCGCGCCCAGAACCACAGGCCGTCAGACGCCCCATCGGGGAGCCCGGGCCAGCTCTGCCGGGGGGCACCTACCACATCTGGTGCAGCAAGTCAGATTGCAGGGGCCTCGGTTCCTGGCACAGCTCCAGGGCTGCTTTGTTGAGCCCGATGAGGGCGTCCTCCCTCTGGCTCTCCTCAGGGAGTGCCATCACTGCCTGGCAGGGTTGTAGGGAGCATGAGCAGTCATTCTGCCTGGGACACCAAGGGTCCCCGCGTCCCCTAGCGATGGGCCTCGTGCAGTGAGGACAGAGAGCCGTACGGGGGTGCGGCCATGGAGGGTGGACCTCCCCCAGAAATATGTACCCGTGATCCCCTTCTCCAACGTGTGCCTGCGTCGGAGAAGGCACCCCTCCTATCCCGTGGTGGCCTAGGCGCCCGAGACAAAAAGAGATGACCCAAGAGATTGCTTTCTCCGGGCCTTCACGAGAGTTTGCTTCTTCGCCCAAGGGGGCAAAGGGGACAACTGGGGCCCTCCCTCGGTGCGCTGGCACCTCCACCAGGGCCGCCCTCCTACCAACCCCTCAGGGTCAGGGGAGCACCTTTCTGAAATCCTCCAAACAGAGGTTCCACTCAGGTGGGGGAAGGCCATCCAGCTCCCAGGGGCTCTTGGTGCTCCCCAGGTCTGGGCTCTCCTCCACCAGGATCTCCTCCATAATGCTCTTCCGCTGAGAACTCTGAGCTCCCGCTCCAGGCTTCTGGGACCCTAAAGCGTCTCGGGAGTCCCTGAAGGTCTCACTCTCCTGCCGGGGCACTTGGGATTCTGAGACTGGGCTCTTAGAGTGTGCCGAGGGCTCCACGTTCACGGAGGCCTTCTCCAAGTAGGCAGCCCGGGCCCTGGGACTGTGGCGCTCCTCCTCACTGGGCCTGGCCTCCTCGGCCTTGGGGGGCAGGGTGAGGTACTGGCGCCACAGCCTGTGCAGGTTTTGCACCACTTGGTGCTGGTAATGCAGCTGCAGCAAAGGCAAGGGAAGACACGCGTTGGGGAGGCTAGGCCGTGGGGCACCCGGAGTCCCAGCCGGCCCGTTCCCTCGAGGGCACTGGtggggggctgcagggaggaagCCAGCAGGGGCCGCGGTGGCCAGAGTGGCCCCTCGCATCCCCTTCAAGCTGTTCTCGCATTCACGATCCCAAGTTAAGATCGCGTTTGAATGAAGGAGTTCGCCAAGCTCTGTTCCCGACCCAGCATCCACTTACTTGCTAAGTTATCTTGGGCAAATTACGTAACccgccctgggcctcagtttcctcaccggAAAGCAAGGATGTAACTAGTACCCCTGTCACAGGCCTGCACCTGAGGATTTCTGTGGCGGAACAAGTCCTCCTCAGTGAGATAGGCGTCCACGGGGGACGGCGCACGCTCTGGGGTCAGGATCCCACTCAACAGCTCCTGCAGCACGCTGTCCACAATGGCAACCGCTTCGTGGGCAGCCAGCTTGtcctggggaagggaaggtggcaCACGATGGCGGCTCAGCCTTTCAAAACCCCCGCTGCATCCCTGAGGGGAGCCGGAGCCCTCAGGACTTTGTGCCTTCCCAAGGGCTGAGCTCTTTCTACCGTCCGTCTCTCTCACACGTACATACACTCCCGTTTCTGGACTCAAAACCCCCTCGGTATCTCCAAACATCCATATTCCCTACAACTGGCTGAAAGCCTGTAGGAGGGGAGCCAGTCCGAGAGAAGTTGCTCTCTCATGGGGCCAGAAGGTCACACAGTCAGCATTTCTCCCAGATTAGGAAGGAGGGCAAGGGGCGGGGGCCACATGGTTTGGGTGCACCGCGGGCAGAGCCTCAGCTAAAGTAGTTGGCTTATGTTTGGGGGCCacagtaggagaaaaaaaaaaaaaaagcacagctttCTATAGAATGCCCAAAGGCACAGCACCAGAGGCCAGCTCTGGAACTGACTGGGGGCCGGCGGACTCCCAGTGCCCACCTCTCCCAACAAACACTCCCCAGGTCTTTGTTGGCAAAAACAGTGGCCTGTTGGTGAGAAATTCACCTCTTGGGCTGGAGGAAATAAGATCCCCGCAGGCAGTGCcaggaagaaaagcagaggaaCCTATCTGGTGTCCAGGGGGACACCCAAGATCCTGGGTTACCTTCAGTaacttcctctcttccctgaaAACATCCTGGGTCAGGGAGACTGCGCAGAGGTTGACCTGCAGGAGAGCACCTCCTAATAAGGCGGGGTGGGTTCCAAACTCCCAACATTCCCTGAAGATGCCAGCATTCAGAGACTTGAAGAAGAAGGTAAAGGTTTTCGTTTCTCCAGGCAGAATCACACCTGCCAGGGACAGAGACGGAGGTTTTCACCACATGGGAGCTAGCTGAGCCCCAAGCCTGCACAATATTCACTGAGCCCTAAGCCCATGCATACAGTTAACTGGGCCCCTGGCCAGGGTGGTGACCAGAACCGAGGGGTTTCCTGGGAAGTGGGACTTTTGACTTCCTGCACAAAAACTGGCAAAGTCCCAGGCAAACGGGGATGagatgtgtggggtgggggttcaTCCTAGCCTCAGGCCTGAGCATATGGGTAACTGAACCCCTAGAAAGTTTCTGCTCCCTGGTGAGCGAGACTCTCTGTGTTCTCGAGTTCGGCTGTTCCCCCAACAGACATGCACAGTTAGGAGAGGAcacaattcacagaagaaatggacgagaggaggcagaggagaggggttcAAAACTTGCAGGCACTTCAGCTAAACTTTGGCTCCTCGCAGACCACAGACAGGAGCCCGGGAGTAGGGCAGCTGGGTACCTTCTCGATTGTTAAAGTAAAACCGCTCCATCCTGTTTCTCTTCAGGTCTTGGAAAGAGTCCAGCTGAGACCGCCTCCGCCAGTTGTACCAAATGGCCACGGTGCCATTACTGACCACGGTCAGTTCCGAAGAGGTCTTCTCCCTTTCTAGAGTTTCGAAGGTCAAGCGAACAGCGATGCCAACACGCTTCTGGGGAAGGAGAGGTACAAGAAAGGTCTTTGAGGGAGGTTCTGGGCCAGGGTGACTGATTCATCCTTGATTGCCAGGGGCTTTTTTGGGTTTGTCCCTCCGGGGCCTGGCTGCTCTCCGGGTGCTATCACTGTACCCCGACAACAGCTGTCTCTGAGGCTGCCGTCCACGGCAAGAAGGGAAGATAAAACAGATTTTGTATCTGATGGACAATTCTGCTCCTTTAGAACCTTCTGGAAGCCATACCTGTTCGAGAAGTTTCACTTATTTACATGCTTGGGGGGCTAGGTATGAGCTGGGTGGCTTGTGACAGTCTCTTTTCAGTCTTGTGATTTCCTTCTAGCTTAAGTTAGCCTTGCTGTTACCATTTTCAGACCTGCTGAATGCCTGACtagataaaaatgcaaataggtGACTATCCAGGCTCCTTGTGACTGCGCCTGAGGGAGGCCCTTCCTGCAGGTAGGTGAGGGTGAAGGCGTTTTACCTTGTCTTCTGGGTTACGGCCTCTGATCCAGCAGGCTGGCTTCCCACAGAACAGCAGAGAAGGGCCAAGAACAGGCATGGGGACATCGTCAGGATAACTGGCCAATGAGTCTCTGGAAGAAAACCAGAGGACTTCCTTTCCCTGAGGCTACCACGGTCTGGCCATGTGCAGCCCACGGAAATGGCTGCCAAGCCTAAAGAGGGGCCCGGCTCTACCCTCTGATGGAGGGCTCCGCTCGGGCTCAGCTCTGTCCTGCTCTGTTCCTGCAGGTGGGCGCTTCTTGGACACAGAGACTCTTCACGCACAGCCATTTGGCGTGCGCGGCATTTCGCAGCATTTCCATGGCTGGAAAATCCCCATTAGGGGCTGCTTGCTGGAAGGGGGCAGACGGTCACAGAAAAGCTGGTGCAGGTGTTGGAAGGGGCCCATTGAGAGGCCGGGATGGAGGCTGCCAGATTTCAGAGCGGGGAGTCCTCCCTTTATACTgtgggtgcggggtgggggtgggggggagggaggccgcTCTTTCCAACCTCTCTGCCTAGGGCCCAGCCCGACTCACGAGGGCCCTGTGTCTTCAGAGGAACTTTCCTGGCTCCTATCGAATACTGGATAGTCTTCCACGGTAACGGTCGAGAAAGGCTGCCCTCTGCCCACCACCTCCAGGCCATCGATATCCTCAGGGAGACCAAGAAAGGGAAGATTAGCTGACTGAAGACAGGCCCAACGTTAAGGGGTTTCCCGGCACCGAGGGGCACTGACCTGCTGGCTGAAGTCCAGCTCTGCCATGACGCTCTGCAGCTCCTTGCGTCGGTAGATCAGGAACAGACTCCGATCCCAGGTGTAGCGGTACCAAGCATCCTTCTGGGCCGGCAGTCCTAGAGCAGCAGGGTCCAGGGACCCTCAGCACGGTCTGCTGTGGGGGCCTCTTCTCCACCCGCCGTCGGGGCTCTGAGAGCACCCAGCCCGGCACCACTTCCGGGAAAGGGGAAAATACACCTTCCCTGTGCAGCTGGAC belongs to Acinonyx jubatus isolate Ajub_Pintada_27869175 chromosome E1, VMU_Ajub_asm_v1.0, whole genome shotgun sequence and includes:
- the MYCBPAP gene encoding MYCBP-associated protein isoform X7, which produces MKSVKKESRLRIPASRFLEAAELIKALVLFCFSSERKRAKVPEQLTPPVQEEPEPVSSVLQGGDILALAIKKEDLKKQHIPHFIETQDRPVVTQKFIIRKLKPKDHKRKVCHLVAYPATPDAATKPLDYSGLGDSFHGCDQILPHHILGSLQDFKRIAVARGNIQLAELIHTPPCLVTLISAKEEPKQKAPKEEKEKAHPWAPPPQHNFLKNWRRNLALRKQQQQALSERLKKPVGELLMHTGEAYRQIQEERELIDRALPTQHDGKSCEETSGFWSRLEYLGDEMTGLVMTKTKGQRGLLEPITHVRKPHCIQAETGLPAQKDAWYRYTWDRSLFLIYRRKELQSVMAELDFSQQDIDGLEVVGRGQPFSTVTVEDYPVFDRSQESSSEDTGPSDSLASYPDDVPMPVLGPSLLFCGKPACWIRGRNPEDKKRVGIAVRLTFETLEREKTSSELTVVSNGTVAIWYNWRRRSQLDSFQDLKRNRMERFYFNNREGVILPGETKTFTFFFKSLNAGIFRECWEFGTHPALLGGALLQVNLCAVSLTQDVFREERKLLKDKLAAHEAVAIVDSVLQELLSGILTPERAPSPVDAYLTEEDLFRHRNPQLHYQHQVVQNLHRLWRQYLTLPPKAEEARPSEEERHSPRARAAYLEKASVNVEPSAHSKSPVSESQVPRQESETFRDSRDALGSQKPGAGAQSSQRKSIMEEILVEESPDLGSTKSPWELDGLPPPEWNLCLEDFRKAVMALPEESQREDALIGLNKAALELCQEPRPLQSDLLHQM